The Conger conger chromosome 15, fConCon1.1, whole genome shotgun sequence genome contains a region encoding:
- the LOC133112100 gene encoding arylamine N-acetyltransferase, pineal gland isozyme NAT-10-like, which produces MNLECYFERIGYNGPSDKADLETLKNLHRQHVLSIPFENLSIHCGEWITTDLESIYTKIVKNNRGGWCMENNQLFSWVLKEMGYTNTTLGARVFKNDEFMPYYTHIMNKVLIDGKAYIADVSYGMSDQIWHPIELISGKDQPQLPGVFRLVEKSGVWVLEKTRRKPLIPNKSFANSSLINKSSCQTLYSFTLKPRGIDHFQETSKLLQTSPESLFTNKSICSLQTPSGFKALIGWTYSEVTYNYQDGVDLLDMKDIANGEIDKVLQEEFAISLKSKLTPKNKKYNFGL; this is translated from the coding sequence ATGAATCTGGAGTGCTACTTTGAGAGGATTGGCTACAATGGTCCTTCTGACAAAGCAGATCTGGAAACCCTAAAGAATCTCCACAGGCAACATGTCCTGTCAATCCCATTTGAAAACCTCAGCATTCACTGTGGAGAGTGGATCACCACGGACCTGGAATCCATCTACACCAAAATTGTGAAGAATAATCGAGGGGGTTGGTGCATGGAAAACAACCAGCTCTTCTCTTGGGTACTGAAAGAGATGGGCTACACCAACACAACACTGGGGGCAAGAGTGTTCAAAAATGATGAATTTATGCCATATTACACTCATATCATGAACAAGGTCCTAATTGATGGAAAAGCATACATTGCAGATGTGAGCTATGGGATGTCTGATCAAATATGGCACCCCATTGAACTTATCTCAGGGAAAGATCAACCACAGCTCCCTGGTGTGTTCCGCCTTGTGGAGAAAAGTGGGGTGTGGGTCTTGGAGAAAACCAGACGAAAGCCCCTTATTCCAAATAAGAGCTTTGCCAATTCAAGTCTTATAAACAAAAGCTCATGTCAGACATTATACTCCTTCACTCTAAAACCACGGGGGATTGACCACTTCCAGGAGACCTCTAAATTGCTTCAGACCTCACCAGAGTCTCTATTCACAAACAAGTCCATCTGCTCCCTGCAGACACCCTCTGgattcaaggcactcattggcTGGACATATAGTGAGGTCACCTACAATTACCAGGATGGGGTTGATCTGCTTGATATGAAGGATATAGCCAATGGTGAAATAGATAAAGTATTACAGGAAGAATTTGCCATATCATTAAAGAGTAAACTTACTCccaaaaacaagaaatacaaCTTCGGACTTTAG
- the LOC133111975 gene encoding arylamine N-acetyltransferase, pineal gland isozyme NAT-10-like, whose amino-acid sequence MNLESYFERIGYNGPSDKADLETLKNLHRQHVLSIPFENLSIHCGEWITTDLESIYTKIVKNNRGGWCFENNQLFSWVLKEMGYTNARLGARVFNRNKKEFNPDESHLINKVLINGKSYIADVSFGVSNQLWHPIELVSGKDQPQLPGVFRIVEKSGVWILEKTGRKPLIPNESFANSSLINKTLTSQIYSFALKPRDIDHFQETSKLLQTSPESPFTNKSICSLQTPSGFKALIGWTYSEVTYNYQDGVDLLDMKDIANDEIDKVLKEEFSLSLKSKHTPKNTKVCYTL is encoded by the coding sequence ATGAATCTGGAGAGCTACTTTGAGAGGATTGGCTACAATGGTCCTTCTGACAAAGCAGATCTGGAAACCCTAAAGAATCTCCACCGGCAACATGTCCTGTCAATCCCATTTGAAAACCTCAGCATTCACTGTGGAGAGTGGATCACCACGGACCTGGAGTCCATCTACACCAAAATTGTGAAGAATAATCGAGGGGGTTGGTGCTTTGAAAACAACCAGCTCTTCTCTTGGGTATTGAAAGAGATGGGCTACACCAACGCAAGACTGGGGGCAAGAGTGTTCaatagaaacaaaaaagaatttAACCCAGATGAGTCccatctcattaacaaggtccTAATTAATGGGAAATCATACATTGCAGATGTGAGCTTTGGGGTGTCTAATCAACTATGGCATCCCATTGAACTCGTCTCAGGCAAAGATCAACCACAGCTCCCTGGTGTGTTCCGCATTGTGGAGAAAAGTGGAGTGTGGATTTTAGAGAAAACAGGAAGAAAGCCCCTTATTCCAAACGAGAGCTTTGCCAATTCAAGTCTTATAAACAAAACATTAACATCACAAATATACTCCTTTGCTTTAAAACCACGGGACATTGACCACTTCCAGGAGACCTCTAAATTGCTTCAGACCTCACCAGAGTCTCCATTCACAAACAAGTCCATCTGCTCCCTGCAGACACCCTCTGgattcaaggcactcattggcTGGACATATAGTGAAGTCACCTACAATTACCAAGATGGGGTTGATCTGCTTGATATGAAGGATATAGCCAATGATGAAATCGATAAAGTATTAAAGGAAGAATTTTCCCTGTCATTAAAGAGTAAACATACtcccaaaaacacaaaagtttGCTACACCCTGTAG